A genomic stretch from Phycisphaerae bacterium includes:
- a CDS encoding NADH-quinone oxidoreductase subunit C, with product MAPEAIADILKQKFGDKVTSSNLQTAHPYVGISAEAWPEVARFLRDDARLRFNMLRCVTALDLLEDDQFAAIYDLDALVGEPNRPELWKREHIFAVRVTVPRGNPHIPSVADVWPAADWHEREAYDLMGIVFDDHPDSVDDPAGRHPRRILCADDWEGHPLRKDYVFPMEYHGIPAVTEYGQTRPIH from the coding sequence ATGGCCCCCGAGGCAATTGCAGATATCCTCAAGCAGAAGTTCGGCGACAAGGTCACGTCGTCGAACCTGCAAACGGCTCACCCCTATGTCGGCATCTCAGCCGAGGCGTGGCCCGAGGTCGCCCGGTTCCTGCGCGACGACGCGCGCCTGCGGTTCAACATGCTCCGCTGCGTCACAGCGCTCGACTTGCTGGAGGACGACCAGTTCGCGGCGATCTACGACCTGGACGCGCTGGTCGGTGAGCCGAACCGGCCGGAGCTGTGGAAGCGCGAGCACATCTTTGCGGTCCGCGTGACGGTGCCGCGTGGCAATCCGCACATCCCCAGCGTGGCGGACGTCTGGCCCGCCGCCGACTGGCACGAGCGCGAGGCGTACGACCTGATGGGCATCGTCTTCGACGATCATCCCGACAGCGTGGACGATCCCGCCGGCCGCCATCCGCGGCGGATCCTGTGCGCGGACGACTGGGAAGGCCACCCGCTTCGCAAAGACTATGTCTTCCCGATGGAATACCACGGCATCCCGGCGGTGACAGAGTATGGCCAGACGCGGCCGATTCATTGA
- a CDS encoding NADH-quinone oxidoreductase subunit I, with the protein MAYAASTSNADSDRSVRAYFRNIYDTVRTIAIGMRITLKYCFARTVTVQYPDMAPVTQPRYRGFHWFEAEKCIACDMCAKACPVDCIYIEKSGPRKIDKATGIAVGGALSRYAIDYAKCMFCALCCDPCPTDCIHMGDNHDLSAYTREDMCVEFTDLAKEGKQTPEPFWMQQPNPPEWAAAMKARWEERAKPVREEMIKALSPSTAKKE; encoded by the coding sequence ATGGCCTACGCTGCATCGACATCGAACGCCGATTCTGATCGTTCCGTCCGGGCCTACTTTCGGAATATCTACGATACCGTCCGCACCATCGCGATCGGGATGCGGATCACCCTGAAATACTGCTTTGCCCGGACCGTGACGGTCCAGTACCCCGACATGGCCCCGGTCACGCAGCCCCGCTATCGGGGGTTCCACTGGTTCGAGGCGGAAAAGTGCATCGCCTGCGACATGTGTGCCAAGGCCTGCCCGGTCGATTGCATCTACATCGAAAAAAGCGGTCCGCGAAAGATCGACAAGGCAACGGGCATCGCGGTCGGCGGGGCGCTGAGCCGCTATGCGATCGACTACGCGAAGTGTATGTTCTGTGCCCTATGCTGCGATCCGTGTCCGACGGACTGTATCCACATGGGGGACAATCACGACTTGTCGGCCTATACGCGGGAGGACATGTGCGTGGAGTTCACCGACCTGGCGAAGGAAGGCAAGCAGACGCCGGAGCCGTTCTGGATGCAGCAGCCGAATCCGCCGGAATGGGCCGCGGCGATGAAGGCACGCTGGGAAGAGCGGGCCAAGCCGGTCCGGGAAGAGATGATCAAGGCGCTGTCTCCGTCCACGGCGAAGAAGGAATAG
- a CDS encoding M56 family metallopeptidase has translation MNKKTRPKAAPEYALRRSTGYLLHDRTMPSEVRAQPLESEAGSVSASIEAAPHTPMEPPSAIALWMIAWRSAGATIADGLSRIPPIPPAVWLCGIAFLLAARALACARFARGLQTASRAPSSIQRLVRRSARSIGLSPAPQVLMIAGRVSPMVSFIGKRRLLLPTDLWSQLDEPGRQAIVYHELAHLRRRDDWVRWFENAVHCLYWWHPVVWWLCRRLRDEAENCCDAWVTWLMPGGRRAYAEALLTTRRYVGSSSTALPVVGIGATSVRAKRFARRLTMVMTSPSRPRISRSGAALTAALALAAWLTTPAWSSPGTPAPDRPAEAPAPMASTPSAATLPPAPPLMPMTPAPPGALLPAVSCTAPTPRPMTGLTPPALFDAIGTTVAGLMSATEYPPPRRRSDGGDLEARLERLERRLEEMMERLEGQPSPRAPRVVAIPRTPAPPGHATMAPRMRHAPEADGAKEWRHYDLPDGKREAMVGLMSRDDVPVLIRTVEGGIDVEATPAQHEIFEAFVRLIDPAPGQPAPERSRVRSRVRAPRARGPGADGSPMIIRQRSSNARAQAEAKEAELEAMEAQKEQLEELSDSLREKAESMRDSAEGLRDEAKAQVMKQVAEIVEQAKAMAAETKKIEQSLRETAREMHTLEQQADLLEEEADGSEDAVDAADAEDAAEEVAAVQAMAKALKAHGKGAGIDHAKMKVKEKDKERAKAAQKADEKISQNGDDGRAWYDRGYAYHMEGQYDKAREAFLKAAELGPRTADSLYNIACGYSLAGEEDQAIAWLEKAIAAGYSDTNNMDGDSDLDNIRDDSRVQKMIESLKGSDQDDDADDDQDEDEDGDEDEDEV, from the coding sequence ATGAACAAAAAGACGCGTCCCAAGGCGGCCCCGGAGTACGCGCTGCGTCGGTCCACGGGTTACCTCCTGCACGACCGTACGATGCCAAGCGAGGTACGCGCCCAACCGCTGGAATCCGAAGCCGGCTCGGTTTCAGCAAGTATCGAGGCCGCGCCGCACACTCCCATGGAGCCGCCGTCAGCCATCGCGCTATGGATGATCGCTTGGCGATCGGCCGGCGCGACCATCGCGGACGGGCTATCGCGAATCCCGCCGATCCCGCCCGCCGTCTGGCTTTGCGGAATCGCCTTCCTCCTCGCGGCACGAGCGCTCGCGTGCGCTCGATTTGCCCGCGGACTGCAGACCGCCAGTCGCGCGCCGTCCAGCATTCAAAGATTGGTTCGCCGTTCCGCCCGGTCTATCGGTCTCTCGCCCGCGCCGCAGGTCTTGATGATCGCGGGCCGCGTCTCCCCGATGGTCTCATTCATCGGCAAGCGCCGACTGCTCTTGCCGACGGACCTCTGGTCGCAGCTCGACGAGCCCGGCCGGCAGGCCATCGTCTATCACGAGCTGGCCCATCTTCGCCGGCGCGACGACTGGGTCCGCTGGTTCGAAAACGCCGTCCACTGCCTCTATTGGTGGCACCCTGTCGTGTGGTGGCTCTGTCGCCGTTTGCGCGATGAAGCCGAGAATTGTTGTGATGCCTGGGTAACCTGGCTCATGCCCGGCGGTCGCCGCGCCTACGCCGAGGCCCTGCTGACCACCCGCCGTTATGTCGGATCGAGTTCAACCGCCCTGCCCGTGGTGGGCATCGGCGCGACCAGCGTGCGAGCCAAACGTTTTGCAAGGAGACTGACCATGGTAATGACAAGTCCTTCGCGACCCCGTATTTCCCGGTCCGGCGCGGCCCTTACTGCCGCGTTGGCCCTGGCTGCATGGCTGACCACACCCGCCTGGTCCTCGCCGGGGACGCCTGCCCCCGATCGGCCGGCCGAGGCCCCCGCCCCGATGGCAAGTACCCCATCCGCAGCGACATTGCCGCCGGCCCCGCCGCTGATGCCGATGACGCCCGCGCCACCCGGCGCCCTCCTTCCAGCAGTCTCTTGCACCGCTCCAACGCCGCGGCCGATGACCGGTCTGACGCCGCCGGCCCTGTTCGACGCGATCGGCACGACCGTTGCTGGTCTTATGTCGGCGACGGAGTATCCTCCGCCGCGACGGCGATCGGACGGGGGCGACTTGGAAGCGCGCCTGGAGCGCCTCGAACGCCGGCTCGAGGAAATGATGGAGCGATTGGAGGGGCAGCCCTCTCCGCGCGCGCCGCGCGTCGTCGCCATCCCCCGAACACCCGCCCCGCCCGGACACGCGACCATGGCGCCCCGCATGCGTCATGCGCCGGAAGCGGACGGCGCTAAAGAATGGCGACACTACGACCTTCCGGACGGCAAGCGGGAGGCGATGGTGGGGCTCATGTCGCGCGACGACGTACCTGTTCTCATCCGCACGGTCGAGGGAGGGATTGATGTCGAGGCAACGCCGGCGCAGCACGAGATCTTCGAAGCGTTTGTCCGGCTGATCGACCCCGCGCCAGGCCAACCGGCGCCGGAGCGATCGCGGGTCCGATCGCGAGTGCGGGCGCCGCGCGCCCGCGGACCCGGAGCCGACGGATCGCCCATGATCATTCGCCAGCGCAGTTCGAACGCCCGCGCACAGGCGGAGGCCAAGGAGGCCGAACTCGAGGCCATGGAGGCACAAAAGGAGCAATTGGAAGAACTTTCTGACTCTCTTCGCGAGAAGGCCGAGTCGATGCGCGATAGCGCCGAGGGCCTTCGCGACGAGGCCAAGGCGCAGGTCATGAAGCAGGTGGCCGAGATCGTCGAACAGGCCAAGGCCATGGCCGCCGAGACGAAGAAGATCGAACAATCGCTCCGAGAGACGGCCCGTGAAATGCACACCCTGGAGCAACAGGCCGACCTGTTGGAGGAAGAGGCCGACGGCAGCGAAGACGCTGTCGATGCCGCCGATGCGGAGGACGCGGCGGAAGAAGTGGCCGCGGTGCAGGCGATGGCCAAAGCGCTCAAGGCCCACGGCAAAGGGGCCGGCATCGATCACGCCAAAATGAAGGTCAAGGAAAAAGACAAGGAGCGGGCCAAAGCGGCACAAAAGGCGGACGAAAAAATCTCTCAAAACGGTGACGACGGTCGTGCATGGTATGACCGCGGGTACGCCTACCACATGGAAGGCCAGTACGACAAGGCCCGCGAAGCGTTCTTGAAGGCGGCGGAACTCGGGCCGCGGACGGCGGACTCTCTTTACAACATTGCGTGCGGCTATTCACTGGCCGGCGAGGAGGATCAGGCCATTGCGTGGCTGGAGAAAGCAATCGCGGCGGGCTACAGCGATACGAACAACATGGATGGCGATTCGGACCTCGACAACATCCGCGACGATTCGCGGGTGCAGAAGATGATCGAGTCCCTGAAGGGCTCAGACCAGGACGACGATGCGGACGACGACCAGGATGAGGACGAGGACGGAGACGAGGACGAAGACGAGGTCTAG
- a CDS encoding S8 family serine peptidase, producing the protein MGGTHPSLRRSAPRDRVSNAEESPPIWELIVIAAMSCYLAVGCGTNPAPEPSLQDSQVPTDVEADAGNSPLVTGKLLVKFKSTSPEGANSVLSLTNANASGEVPQTGVHIVELDPAADTAGQLRAFQVRPEVEFAELDRVWEPAVVPNDPWYANSAAPQWHLPKISAPGAWDVTTGSSSVVIAILDTGVYGGHTDLASKMVPGWNIPANNSDTSDANGHGTTVAGIAAAASNNGTGVASIAWGCKLMPIRVSSANGTTTTSSIAAGLTWAADHGARVANASYGGISASPTVASAAEYFQGRNGGGVVTVAAGNNAYFIASADNPYVLNMSATDQSDQITSFSNTGNDVDLSAPGFAINTTEHGGGYASASGTSCSAPIVAGIAALALSVQPELTGPELQDLLKQSADDLGAAGWDPTFGWGRVNAAQAVSLALNSAGAPADANPPSVSFASPTDGASVGGLVNVQVSASDDVSVASVNLTIDGASLGTDTSPPYSFGWDTASASNGGHTLQASARDASGNESSVALEVVVTNTLDSVPPAAAIVSPADGSTLGRRLTVAATATDNVGVSRVELYVDGVLSDALTAAPYSFSLNPRRWARGAHYLQCRAYDAAGNMGASAVVTVYKN; encoded by the coding sequence ATGGGAGGAACCCATCCTTCTTTGCGGCGGTCCGCGCCGCGTGATCGCGTCAGCAACGCGGAAGAATCTCCGCCGATCTGGGAACTGATCGTTATTGCTGCGATGTCGTGCTACCTGGCGGTCGGTTGCGGAACAAACCCCGCGCCGGAGCCATCGTTGCAGGATTCGCAGGTCCCCACGGATGTTGAAGCGGACGCCGGCAATTCTCCATTGGTCACCGGTAAGCTCCTTGTGAAATTCAAGTCAACGTCACCGGAGGGCGCGAACTCCGTCCTGTCGCTGACGAACGCCAATGCGTCCGGCGAAGTTCCGCAGACCGGCGTCCATATCGTTGAACTCGATCCCGCGGCCGATACGGCCGGGCAGCTTCGCGCTTTTCAGGTGCGACCGGAAGTGGAGTTCGCGGAGCTGGACCGGGTGTGGGAGCCGGCCGTGGTGCCGAACGATCCGTGGTACGCCAACAGCGCCGCGCCGCAATGGCACCTGCCGAAAATCTCCGCACCCGGCGCATGGGATGTCACGACCGGCAGTTCCAGCGTTGTCATTGCTATTCTCGACACCGGCGTGTACGGGGGACACACCGATCTGGCCTCCAAGATGGTTCCGGGTTGGAACATTCCGGCAAACAACTCCGACACGAGCGACGCCAACGGTCATGGTACGACCGTCGCGGGGATTGCGGCGGCGGCCAGCAATAACGGAACGGGCGTAGCCTCCATAGCGTGGGGATGCAAACTCATGCCCATTCGCGTGTCGAGCGCCAACGGGACGACGACCACGTCGTCCATCGCCGCGGGGCTGACCTGGGCGGCCGATCATGGCGCGCGGGTGGCCAACGCCAGTTACGGCGGCATTTCCGCCAGTCCCACGGTGGCCAGCGCGGCGGAGTATTTTCAAGGCCGAAACGGGGGCGGCGTCGTCACGGTTGCGGCGGGGAATAACGCATACTTTATCGCGTCGGCCGACAATCCCTATGTCCTTAATATGAGCGCAACCGACCAAAGCGATCAGATCACGTCATTTTCCAATACGGGCAACGACGTGGACCTCTCGGCGCCGGGTTTTGCGATCAATACGACGGAGCACGGCGGCGGCTACGCAAGTGCGAGCGGTACATCGTGTTCGGCGCCAATTGTGGCAGGCATTGCGGCGCTGGCCCTGTCCGTCCAACCGGAGTTGACCGGGCCGGAACTTCAGGACCTTCTTAAACAATCGGCCGATGATCTCGGGGCGGCAGGATGGGACCCGACCTTCGGCTGGGGCCGCGTGAACGCCGCGCAGGCGGTGAGTCTTGCACTGAACAGCGCCGGAGCGCCAGCCGACGCCAACCCGCCCAGCGTCAGCTTCGCCTCGCCGACAGACGGGGCGAGCGTCGGAGGGCTGGTGAATGTCCAAGTCAGCGCCTCGGATGATGTCAGTGTCGCCTCCGTCAACCTCACGATAGACGGCGCGTCGCTCGGCACGGACACCTCGCCGCCCTATTCGTTTGGATGGGATACGGCCAGCGCGTCAAATGGCGGCCATACGCTTCAGGCCTCCGCGCGGGACGCCTCGGGGAACGAAAGCAGCGTGGCACTTGAAGTCGTCGTGACGAATACCTTGGATTCCGTTCCTCCCGCAGCGGCCATCGTCTCGCCCGCCGACGGCTCGACGCTGGGGAGAAGGCTCACCGTCGCGGCAACGGCCACGGACAATGTCGGCGTCAGCCGTGTCGAACTCTATGTCGACGGCGTGCTGAGCGATGCCCTAACGGCGGCTCCTTATTCCTTCTCACTCAACCCCCGCCGCTGGGCTCGCGGCGCGCACTACCTGCAATGCCGGGCCTACGACGCCGCCGGCAACATGGGCGCGTCCGCCGTCGTGACGGTGTACAAGAACTAG
- the nuoB gene encoding NADH-quinone oxidoreductase subunit NuoB — protein sequence MSWIENRFEEGLIVTSLDWAINWGRRSSIWPMTFGLACCAIEMMAVGASRFDIDRFGAGAFRATPRQSDLMIVAGTVNFKMASRVKRLYNQMPEPKYVIAMGACTVGGGPYYKHGYHVVKGVDLIVPVDIYVPGCPPRPESLLEGLMRLQDKIKHQTIAKDRWIIAKKEALVGAAESA from the coding sequence ATGAGTTGGATTGAGAACAGATTTGAAGAAGGCCTGATCGTCACTTCGCTGGACTGGGCGATCAACTGGGGCCGGCGCTCCAGCATCTGGCCGATGACGTTCGGGTTGGCGTGCTGCGCGATTGAGATGATGGCGGTCGGGGCGAGCCGGTTTGACATTGACCGGTTTGGGGCGGGGGCGTTTCGGGCGACGCCGCGGCAATCCGATCTGATGATTGTGGCCGGGACCGTGAATTTCAAAATGGCCAGCCGGGTGAAGCGGCTTTACAACCAGATGCCCGAGCCGAAGTATGTGATCGCGATGGGCGCGTGCACGGTCGGCGGCGGGCCGTACTACAAGCACGGGTATCACGTCGTGAAAGGCGTCGATCTGATTGTGCCGGTCGATATCTATGTGCCCGGCTGTCCGCCGCGTCCGGAGTCGCTTTTGGAAGGGCTCATGCGGCTGCAGGACAAGATCAAGCATCAGACGATTGCCAAAGATCGGTGGATAATCGCGAAGAAAGAGGCGCTCGTTGGCGCAGCGGAGTCGGCGTAA
- a CDS encoding NADH-quinone oxidoreductase subunit A yields MPEGQSLVLGLLIFTIAGIAMSAGALIIGRFVRTRLPHPEKDAPYECGEPAIGSSWVQFDLRFYVVALVFLIFDIEIALFYPWAVVYADAGIAALWDMLFFFGVIVVGFVYLWRFGYLDWVRATGLHDKRERIVRPDDELGRAARRWA; encoded by the coding sequence ATGCCCGAAGGTCAAAGTCTGGTCCTGGGTTTGCTGATCTTTACGATCGCGGGGATCGCCATGTCGGCGGGGGCGCTGATCATAGGGCGCTTTGTGCGCACGCGGCTGCCACACCCGGAGAAGGATGCCCCGTACGAGTGCGGGGAGCCGGCGATCGGGTCGAGCTGGGTGCAGTTCGACCTGCGCTTCTATGTTGTCGCCCTCGTTTTTTTGATCTTCGACATTGAGATCGCCCTGTTTTATCCGTGGGCGGTCGTATATGCCGATGCCGGGATTGCCGCGCTGTGGGATATGCTCTTTTTCTTCGGCGTGATCGTCGTAGGGTTTGTTTACCTGTGGCGGTTCGGATACCTCGACTGGGTCCGGGCGACGGGTCTCCACGACAAGCGTGAACGTATTGTTCGGCCCGACGATGAACTGGGCCGGGCCGCCCGACGATGGGCGTGA
- a CDS encoding BlaI/MecI/CopY family transcriptional regulator has product MTDRLNELGAAELEVLKALWDIGPATVRQVLNHLHERGRRVAYTTVLTFLSRLEQKGFAASNKSGLAYVYRARVSKERVSRSRLRSLVEQLYDGAAGPLVLQLMKSERLTPEEIDELQKLIEKLDDKTPESGS; this is encoded by the coding sequence ATGACCGATCGATTGAATGAACTCGGGGCGGCGGAACTGGAGGTCCTGAAGGCCCTCTGGGACATCGGCCCCGCCACCGTCCGCCAGGTTCTAAACCACCTGCACGAGCGCGGCCGCCGCGTCGCCTACACCACCGTCCTGACCTTCCTTAGCCGGCTGGAACAAAAGGGCTTCGCCGCCAGCAACAAGAGCGGCCTCGCCTACGTATATCGCGCCCGCGTCAGCAAGGAGCGAGTCAGCCGTTCTCGCTTACGATCATTGGTCGAGCAGCTTTACGACGGGGCGGCCGGCCCTCTGGTCCTCCAGCTGATGAAAAGCGAACGGCTCACACCGGAAGAAATAGACGAACTTCAGAAACTCATAGAGAAGCTGGACGACAAGACCCCCGAATCGGGTTCGTAG
- a CDS encoding NADH-quinone oxidoreductase subunit D: MPDVLLESQPDLYADLTADRIVQEDLQTEEMLVNMGPQHPATHGVLRVVLRTDGEMILEAVPHIGYLHRCAEKIGENVAPYQYIPYTDRMDYLAGMNDNLAFSLAVEKLAGLEVSKRAQYIRVVFAELNRIASHLVSMGTYGLDIGAFTPFLYAFRERERILDLFESACGARLTYSYITIGGVTQDIPERFIDLTSEFLDYFEPKIDEYNDLLSYNHIFVKRTANIGVISAADALAWGLTGPLLRGSGVRWDLRKVQPDCCYDEFEFDIPVGEGLKGTIGDCWDRYYVRILEMKQSVRILRQALEKLRGTEGETLDKRGKTLKLPDDEIYYEMENPRGQLGFYVRGNGSAIPARVKARGPSFCNLSITNHVCKNCLLADVAAIIGSIDVVMGEVDR; this comes from the coding sequence GTGCCTGACGTTCTTCTCGAATCCCAGCCCGACCTATACGCCGACCTGACCGCCGATCGGATTGTGCAGGAAGACCTGCAGACCGAGGAGATGCTGGTCAATATGGGGCCGCAGCATCCGGCGACGCATGGTGTGCTCCGTGTCGTCCTTCGCACCGACGGCGAGATGATCCTCGAGGCCGTGCCGCATATCGGCTACCTGCACCGCTGTGCCGAGAAGATCGGCGAGAATGTCGCTCCCTACCAATACATTCCCTACACCGACCGGATGGACTATCTGGCGGGGATGAACGACAACCTGGCCTTCTCGCTGGCCGTAGAAAAACTCGCCGGTCTGGAGGTCTCCAAGCGGGCGCAGTACATCCGCGTGGTCTTCGCGGAATTGAACCGGATCGCCTCGCACCTGGTCTCGATGGGGACCTACGGTCTGGATATTGGCGCGTTCACGCCGTTTCTGTACGCGTTCCGCGAGCGCGAGCGGATTCTCGACCTGTTCGAGTCGGCCTGCGGGGCGCGATTGACGTACAGCTACATCACCATCGGCGGCGTGACGCAGGACATCCCGGAGCGGTTTATCGATCTGACCTCCGAGTTCCTTGACTACTTCGAGCCGAAGATCGACGAGTACAACGACCTGCTTTCATACAACCACATCTTCGTCAAGCGAACGGCGAACATCGGCGTCATCTCGGCGGCCGACGCGCTCGCCTGGGGCCTGACCGGGCCCCTGCTGCGCGGCAGCGGCGTGCGCTGGGACCTGCGCAAGGTACAGCCCGACTGCTGCTACGACGAATTCGAGTTCGACATCCCGGTCGGCGAGGGGCTCAAGGGGACCATCGGCGACTGCTGGGACCGCTATTACGTTCGCATCCTGGAAATGAAGCAGTCCGTGCGCATATTGCGGCAGGCGCTGGAAAAGCTGCGCGGCACGGAGGGCGAGACGCTTGACAAGCGCGGCAAGACGCTCAAGCTGCCCGACGACGAAATCTACTACGAGATGGAAAACCCCCGCGGCCAGCTTGGTTTCTACGTCCGCGGCAACGGCTCCGCCATCCCGGCCCGCGTGAAGGCCCGCGGCCCCTCCTTCTGCAACCTCTCGATCACCAACCACGTCTGTAAGAACTGCCTCCTCGCAGACGTCGCCGCCATCATCGGGAGCATCGATGTGGTGATGGGCGAGGTGGATCGGTAA